From a single Stomoxys calcitrans chromosome 4, idStoCalc2.1, whole genome shotgun sequence genomic region:
- the LOC106081514 gene encoding transferrin-like, with protein sequence MAFRLIIVLLSVLAVVQSEEQIYRMCVPQEYYEDCLNLLKDPSEAGIRMECVAGRDRIACLDMIHEGKADVLASEPEDMYVAYHTKNDDYKVISEIRSQADKEAPFRYEGIILVKKNSNIHSLNELRGAKSCHTGFGRNVGYKIPITKLKNVEILKVSQDPDLTATERELKSLSEFFSQSCLVGTYSPYPETDHHLKKKYSNLCALCEKPEQCDYPDKFSGYDGAIRCLDKGKGDVAFTKVQFIKRYFGLVPGLKAEGDPSDFEYLCEDGSRRPITGPACSWAQRPWSGYISNTESVKGEEKLHNLQNRLEKFFENGLHAENKEAAIHLLIRGDAAYFKKPEAVGPQAYLEKAGYKDVIERDGSAIRKMRMCVQTDIELQKCNGMRRAAYSRDIRPEMECVQQKECIQAVQENKADMTAVKAKQYKLARNNKLQPVVYEKFGENDVFVAVVDPALSQEKLKNTPIFFDALNPRARTAVDYLNILRGIRTCQLASSAEKDIMIVNAKDLEQFKNYQLLCSNLEKKPVSEWQTCNLEADLPLAVFIRDSMTHVEQETLKHLLISLSEEFGKNGDYSDVFKLFGAYTPNDKNVLFDDDAVGFVTELKNEKAQEELYQSLECDVA encoded by the exons ATGGCTTTTCGTTTGATCATAGTGCTGCTAAGTGTGTTGGCTGTGGTTCAAAGTGAAGAACAGATCT ATCGTATGTGTGTTCCCCAAGAATACTATGAGGACTGTTTGAATTTGCTAAAGGATCCTTCGGAGGCTGGCATACGCATGGAGTGTGTGGCTGGACGAGATCGTATTGCCTGCCTGGACATGATACATGAGGGCAAGGCTGATGTCTTGGCCTCCGAGCCCGAGGATATGTATGTGGCCTATCATACCAAAAATGATGATTACAAGGTGATATCGGAAATACGTTCCCAGGCAGATAAGGAGG CTCCCTTCCGTTATGAGGGCATAATTTTGGTCAAGAAAAACTCCAACATCCATAGCCTTAATGAGCTGCGTGGTGCCAAATCTTGTCACACCGGTTTTGGTCGTAATGTGGGCTATAAAATTCCCattaccaaattgaaaaatgtggaaattttaaaagtttcccAGGATCCTGATCTAACAGCCACAGAACGTGAATTGAAATCATTGTCGGAATTTTTCTCACAATCCTGTTTGGTGGGCACTTATTCACCTTATCCAGAAACTGATCATCATTTGA agaaaaaatattccaatttgTGTGCCTTGTGCGAAAAACCCGAGCAATGTGATTATCCTGATAAATTTTCTGGCTATGATGGTGCCATTCGTTGTTTGGACAAGGGCAAAGGTGATGTGGCCTTTACCAAGGTGCAATTTATCAAGAGATATTTCGGT tTAGTTCCCGGCCTTAAGGCTGAAGGTGATCCCTCGGACTTTGAATACCTATGTGAAGATGGCAGTAGACGTCCCATTACAGGTCCTGCTTGTTCTTGGGCCCAACGTCCCTGGAGTGGCTACATTTCCAACACCGAATCCGTAAAGGGTGAAGAGAAATTACACAATTTGCAAAATCGTTtggaaaaattctttgaaaatggTCTACATGCTGAAAACAAGGAGGCTGCCATTCATTTGCTGATACGAGGTGATGCTGCCTATTTTAAGAAACCCGAGGCAGTAGGACCTCAGGCGTATTTGGAAAAGGCTGGCTACAAGGATGTCATTGAGCGAGATGGTTCAGCTATCAGGAAAATGAG AATGTGTGTCCAAACTGATATTGAATTGCAAAAATGTAATGGGATGAGACGGGCTGCCTATTCTCGTGACATTCGTCCTGAAATGGAATGTGTGCAGCAGAAAGAGTGCATTCAAGCGGTACAGGAGAATAAAGCCGATATGACAGCGGTTAAAGCTAAACAATATAAGCTGGCCCGTAATAATAAACTACAGCCTGTGGTCTATGAGAAATTCGGCGAAAATGATGTCTTTGTGGCTGTAGTGGATCCAGCTTTGAGTCaagaaaaactcaaaaataCCCCCAT CTTCTTTGACGCTCTCAACCCCAGAGCCCGTACAGCTGTTGACTATTTGAATATATTGCGGGGCATTCGCACTTGCCAGCTAGCCTCCTCTGCTGAAAAGGACATTATGATTGTCAATGCCAAGGATTTGGAACAATTCAAAAATTACCAATTACTTTGCTCGAATTTAGAAAAGAAACCTGTCAGCGAATGGCAGACTTGCAACTTGGAGGCTGATCTTCCTCTAGCGGTTTTCATACGCGATTCCATGACTCATGTTGAGCAAGAGACTTTGAAGCATTTGCTCATATCCCTATCGGAGGAATTTGGTAAAAATGGCGATTATTCGGATGTTTTCAAGCTATTTGGTGCCTATACACCCAACGATAAGAATGTCTTGTTTGACGATGATGCTGTTGGATTTGTTACCGAGTTGAAAAACGAAAAGGCACAAGAGGAACTTTATCAGAGTCTTGAATGTGATGTTGCTTAA